In Arcobacter ellisii, a genomic segment contains:
- a CDS encoding cytochrome-c peroxidase, giving the protein MKNSSLLISVFLAFSSLNASEVLSKEALGQALYFDVNLSKNRTQSCATCHNPNAGFVDDRENGISKMASLGDDGKSLGDRQAPTASYAKFSPNFHFDEKKQKYIGGQFWDGRAATLEEQAGGPPLNPIEMGMESKKEVVERIKENSLYVNSFKNIFGEEIFKDENKTYDAMTVAIASFERTEEFSPFDSKYDRYLKGEYDLTPLEDLGKSIFFSNNNNSCATCHVLKGEDKAGETFTNYEYHNIGTPANNELRAKNGVKEIDKGLLANPNVKDEKELGKHKVPTLRNVAVTAPYMHNGVFKDLKTVVEFYDKYNNKDRTINNETGKVWDEPEVKDTISLKELKANALNDRKVEALVAFMKLLTDKKYEHLLDK; this is encoded by the coding sequence GTGAAAAATTCAAGTTTATTAATTTCGGTATTTTTAGCATTTTCAAGTCTAAATGCTAGTGAGGTTTTATCAAAAGAGGCTTTAGGTCAAGCTTTATATTTTGATGTAAATTTATCAAAAAACAGAACACAAAGCTGTGCAACATGTCATAATCCAAATGCTGGATTTGTTGATGATAGGGAAAATGGCATATCAAAAATGGCATCACTTGGTGATGATGGAAAATCATTGGGAGATAGACAAGCTCCAACTGCATCTTATGCAAAATTTTCACCAAATTTTCATTTTGATGAGAAAAAACAAAAATATATTGGTGGACAGTTTTGGGATGGAAGAGCTGCTACTTTAGAAGAACAAGCTGGTGGTCCTCCACTTAATCCAATCGAAATGGGAATGGAAAGTAAAAAAGAGGTAGTTGAAAGAATCAAAGAGAATAGTTTATATGTAAATTCATTTAAAAATATTTTTGGTGAAGAGATTTTCAAAGATGAAAACAAAACTTATGATGCTATGACTGTTGCTATTGCTTCTTTTGAAAGAACAGAAGAATTTTCACCATTTGATTCAAAATATGATAGATATTTAAAAGGTGAATATGATTTAACTCCACTTGAAGATTTAGGAAAATCAATATTCTTTTCAAATAATAATAACTCTTGTGCCACTTGTCACGTTTTAAAAGGGGAAGATAAAGCAGGGGAGACTTTTACAAATTATGAGTATCATAATATTGGAACACCTGCAAATAATGAATTAAGAGCTAAAAATGGTGTAAAAGAAATAGATAAAGGATTATTAGCAAATCCAAATGTTAAAGATGAAAAAGAGTTAGGAAAACATAAAGTTCCAACACTTAGAAATGTAGCTGTAACTGCTCCATATATGCATAATGGTGTATTTAAAGATTTAAAAACTGTTGTTGAGTTTTATGATAAATATAATAATAAAGATAGAACTATCAATAATGAAACAGGAAAAGTTTGGGATGAACCAGAAGTTAAAGATACAATTTCACTTAAAGAGTTAAAAGCAAATGCTTTAAACGATAGAAAAGTTGAAGCACTTGTAGCTTTTATGAAATTATTAACTGATAAAAAGTATGAGCATTTATTAGATAAATAA
- a CDS encoding sterol desaturase family protein yields the protein MDELLALDYLTNPSKRLYWLYILSSIFLAIIYFYVTKKNSRVITSSKLWLHPSAKLDYYYVFLSYFINMVLLIPFIISAKSVALFVNKELYLYFDYYENEFFSYNQIVLMYTICVFIVSDFTRYWLHRFLHTIPFLWEFHKVHHSAKVLTPVTFYRVHPVENFLFGLRYSLSIGLVTGVFIYLFGAKIDIYMVLGVNVFLFIFSLFGSNLRHSHVPFSFGKFIEKWLLSPKQHQIHHDKKHFNKNYGGYIAIWDRVFGSLCLSNEVKIMKFGLRKEQMKDYLSLKDLILRPFYNLLKKGGFSEKFKFINFGIFSIFKSKC from the coding sequence ATGGATGAACTTCTTGCACTAGATTATTTAACTAATCCTAGTAAAAGGTTGTATTGGCTTTATATTTTAAGTTCAATATTTTTAGCAATAATCTATTTTTATGTGACCAAAAAAAATAGTAGGGTAATCACCTCTTCAAAGTTGTGGTTACATCCAAGTGCAAAACTTGATTATTATTATGTTTTTTTATCATATTTTATAAATATGGTTTTATTAATTCCTTTTATTATTAGTGCAAAAAGTGTTGCTTTATTTGTAAATAAAGAGTTGTATTTATATTTTGATTATTATGAAAATGAATTTTTTTCATATAATCAAATAGTTTTGATGTACACAATTTGTGTTTTTATTGTGAGCGATTTTACAAGATATTGGTTACATAGATTTTTACATACAATTCCATTTTTATGGGAATTTCATAAGGTACATCATAGTGCAAAAGTTTTAACTCCAGTTACTTTTTATAGGGTTCATCCAGTCGAAAATTTTTTATTTGGACTTCGATACTCTTTAAGTATTGGTTTAGTTACAGGAGTTTTTATCTATCTATTTGGTGCAAAAATAGATATTTATATGGTTTTAGGTGTTAATGTTTTTTTATTTATATTTTCACTTTTTGGTTCAAATCTTAGACACTCTCATGTGCCATTTTCTTTTGGGAAATTTATAGAAAAATGGTTACTCTCTCCAAAACAGCATCAAATACATCATGATAAAAAACATTTTAATAAAAATTATGGTGGATATATTGCTATTTGGGATAGAGTTTTTGGCTCACTTTGTTTGTCAAATGAGGTCAAAATAATGAAGTTTGGATTAAGAAAAGAACAGATGAAAGATTATTTATCTTTAAAAGATTTAATTTTAAGACCATTTTATAATTTACTAAAAAAAGGGGGATTTAGTGAAAAATTCAAGTTTATTAATTTCGGTATTTTTAGCATTTTCAAGTCTAAATGCTAG
- a CDS encoding imelysin family protein has product MIKKILFLMFFSTSMIFAQDRGLLNIVKNISIPNVETAIKDAQTLKTEINDKNFTNFIKSWKKVEAIYFAGEIDDAYLDTPRYMDVFNNLKEDLNSQMQRVIESNDEPKTALFKNSFKTVNALEYVLYNDKELTKREKELAKVILDSLISHLEDIKGVYEEYLTSKPKDEKLENAIVINTLIASSYRLKEWRVGNAAGLSSKYKNDAKNERAEYFLSQNSFEAIDAILDAHKEILEKKNYYGFADISKKMDAQKELETALLKINESKVILRKLKKDDFLNAKELFTSLRELHNAYYLSLIVKLGLQADVLDADGD; this is encoded by the coding sequence ATGATAAAAAAGATTTTATTTTTGATGTTTTTTTCTACATCAATGATATTTGCACAAGATAGAGGACTTTTAAATATAGTTAAAAATATATCTATCCCAAATGTAGAAACAGCGATTAAAGATGCACAAACTTTAAAAACTGAAATAAATGATAAAAATTTCACAAATTTTATTAAATCATGGAAAAAAGTTGAAGCTATATATTTCGCAGGTGAAATAGATGATGCTTATTTAGATACTCCAAGATATATGGATGTTTTTAATAATCTAAAAGAGGATTTAAACTCGCAAATGCAAAGAGTAATTGAATCAAATGATGAGCCAAAAACAGCTTTATTTAAAAACTCTTTTAAAACTGTAAATGCTTTAGAGTATGTTTTATATAATGATAAAGAGCTTACAAAAAGAGAAAAAGAGTTAGCAAAAGTTATTTTAGATTCATTGATTTCTCATTTAGAAGATATCAAAGGTGTTTATGAAGAGTATTTAACTTCTAAACCAAAAGATGAAAAACTTGAAAATGCAATAGTTATTAATACATTAATTGCAAGTTCATATAGACTAAAAGAGTGGAGAGTTGGAAATGCTGCTGGATTATCTTCAAAATATAAAAATGATGCAAAAAATGAAAGAGCAGAATATTTTTTAAGTCAAAACTCTTTTGAGGCAATAGATGCTATTTTAGATGCTCATAAAGAGATTTTAGAGAAGAAGAATTATTATGGATTTGCAGATATTTCTAAAAAAATGGATGCACAAAAAGAGTTAGAAACAGCACTTTTAAAAATAAATGAATCAAAAGTAATCTTAAGAAAATTAAAAAAAGATGATTTTTTAAATGCAAAAGAGTTATTTACAAGTTTAAGAGAGTTGCATAATGCTTATTATTTATCATTGATAGTAAAACTTGGTTTACAAGCTGATGTTTTAGATGCTGATGGAGATTAA
- a CDS encoding di-heme oxidoredictase family protein, which translates to MLKKQKSNFLFVKKTILLKSLVAIFATGLFAVNDDSKFLSSNKNSSLLLKPIDGLNDKEYDEFILGRSFFSIPWVEAPSVTTARDGLGPLFNANTCVNCHPKNGRGTLIAEQNMTSRSLVARLSIKSDNSFEHQELLKYKGFVPEPNYGNQLSINGIFGVDFEGKIKIDFDEIEVNFPDGEKQVLLKPKYNLENLNYGNLHKDANISYRIAPTLNGMGLINLISHEDILANVDENDSNNDGISGRANFVYSNITKKTELGLYTWKASVAFLKEQVAGAAVNDMGLTTTIFPDDNCTKFQKECNDAPKARDKIDLPDDRLEAVTSYLKNIKAYSPKKTKEYEEGLALFEAISCSKCHISSFDTKNGFKVSPFSDFLLHDMGEDLADGRVEFMASGSEWRTAPLWGLTLHEKINKEKPRLLHDGRARSFQEAILWHGGEAKSSKENYMNLPKEQREKLIKFLEEL; encoded by the coding sequence ATGCTGAAGAAACAAAAATCTAATTTTTTATTTGTTAAAAAAACAATTTTATTAAAAAGCCTTGTAGCAATATTTGCTACAGGGCTTTTTGCAGTTAATGATGATAGTAAATTTTTATCAAGTAATAAAAATAGTTCATTGCTTTTAAAACCTATTGATGGATTAAATGATAAAGAGTATGATGAATTTATTCTTGGAAGAAGTTTTTTTTCAATTCCTTGGGTTGAAGCACCAAGTGTTACAACAGCACGTGATGGTTTAGGTCCACTTTTTAATGCAAATACTTGTGTAAATTGTCATCCAAAAAATGGAAGAGGAACTCTAATTGCAGAGCAAAATATGACTTCAAGATCATTAGTTGCAAGATTATCTATAAAATCTGATAATAGTTTTGAACATCAAGAACTTTTAAAATATAAAGGTTTTGTTCCTGAACCAAATTATGGAAATCAGTTATCAATAAATGGAATTTTCGGAGTAGATTTTGAAGGAAAAATCAAAATAGATTTTGATGAGATTGAAGTAAATTTCCCCGATGGAGAAAAACAGGTTCTTCTTAAACCAAAATATAATCTAGAAAATCTAAATTATGGAAATTTACATAAAGATGCAAATATTTCATATAGAATAGCTCCAACTTTAAATGGTATGGGCTTAATAAATCTAATTTCCCATGAAGATATTTTGGCAAATGTTGATGAAAATGATTCAAATAATGATGGAATATCTGGACGAGCAAATTTCGTTTACTCAAATATTACAAAAAAAACTGAACTAGGACTTTATACTTGGAAAGCAAGTGTTGCCTTTTTAAAAGAGCAAGTTGCTGGTGCGGCTGTAAATGATATGGGATTAACAACAACAATTTTTCCAGATGATAATTGTACAAAATTTCAAAAAGAGTGTAATGATGCCCCAAAAGCAAGAGATAAGATAGATTTACCAGATGATAGATTAGAAGCGGTTACTTCTTATTTAAAAAATATAAAAGCATATTCACCTAAAAAAACAAAAGAGTATGAAGAAGGCTTAGCTTTATTTGAAGCAATTTCTTGTTCAAAATGTCATATAAGTAGTTTTGATACAAAAAATGGTTTTAAAGTATCACCATTTTCTGATTTTTTATTACATGATATGGGAGAAGATTTAGCTGATGGAAGAGTTGAATTTATGGCATCAGGAAGTGAGTGGAGAACAGCTCCTTTATGGGGATTAACACTTCATGAAAAAATAAATAAAGAGAAACCTAGACTTTTACATGATGGAAGGGCAAGAAGTTTCCAAGAGGCAATTTTATGGCATGGTGGTGAAGCAAAAAGTAGTAAAGAAAACTATATGAATTTACCAAAAGAACAAAGAGAAAAATTGATTAAATTTTTAGAGGAATTATAA
- a CDS encoding imelysin family protein: MNLTKKVLVSFSVVAAIALTSNAATNTEPKKLEVTQVKSILEAYSDIALANYSDALKDAKALKTAIDTFSKNPTQANLDMAKKAWLESRESYGQTEIFRLANGPVDAEEGWVAEAYGSLEGQINAWPLDENMIDYTVDADGKLTSGNIIDTVGKFNPGGEESKEVDVTKITADALTELNENGGDANVSTGYHAIEFLLWGQDQDYSNFMTDGITKGAMTAGQRALTDFTTDKNAKRRLAYLQAVTTKLVDDLTVITSAWEKNVKGNNGLYQAALKGELKGKEASKNIESSEALKQIIAGMGVFIKSELANERIAVAVLTPSEEDEHSCFSDNTHRDIVTNYLGFKNILTATYNGKKYGKALLDATDKETKERIEKLMASIEDKINSIDEVAKTKAHFDYQIRPDNEQSKVIVKLKNEMRKLGDEMVNVAAANGISLTTEDVTDAEETKI, translated from the coding sequence ATGAATTTAACTAAAAAAGTGTTAGTTTCGTTTTCTGTTGTTGCTGCAATTGCTTTAACTTCAAATGCTGCAACTAATACTGAACCAAAAAAACTTGAAGTAACTCAAGTAAAATCTATCTTAGAAGCTTATTCAGATATTGCTTTAGCAAATTATAGTGATGCGTTAAAAGATGCAAAAGCTTTAAAAACTGCAATTGATACATTTAGTAAAAATCCTACACAAGCAAATCTTGATATGGCAAAAAAAGCTTGGTTAGAATCAAGAGAATCTTATGGACAAACTGAAATCTTTAGACTTGCAAATGGTCCTGTTGATGCAGAAGAAGGATGGGTTGCTGAAGCTTATGGTTCATTAGAAGGACAAATTAATGCTTGGCCATTAGATGAAAATATGATTGATTATACAGTTGATGCTGATGGAAAATTAACTAGTGGAAATATTATTGATACGGTTGGAAAATTTAATCCAGGTGGAGAAGAGTCAAAAGAAGTTGATGTAACAAAAATCACAGCTGATGCTTTAACTGAATTAAATGAAAATGGTGGTGATGCAAATGTTTCAACTGGTTATCATGCAATTGAATTTTTATTATGGGGACAAGACCAAGATTATTCTAATTTTATGACAGATGGTATAACAAAAGGTGCAATGACAGCTGGTCAAAGAGCTCTTACAGATTTTACTACAGATAAAAATGCAAAAAGAAGATTAGCTTATTTACAAGCAGTAACAACAAAATTAGTTGATGATTTAACAGTTATTACTTCTGCTTGGGAAAAAAATGTAAAAGGAAATAATGGTTTATACCAAGCTGCTTTAAAAGGTGAGCTAAAAGGTAAAGAAGCTTCAAAAAATATTGAAAGTTCTGAGGCATTAAAACAAATTATTGCAGGAATGGGTGTATTTATTAAATCTGAATTAGCAAATGAAAGAATTGCCGTTGCTGTTTTAACTCCAAGTGAAGAAGATGAACACTCTTGTTTTTCAGATAATACACACAGAGATATCGTAACAAACTATTTAGGGTTTAAAAATATTTTAACAGCAACTTATAATGGTAAAAAATATGGAAAAGCTCTTTTAGATGCAACTGATAAAGAGACAAAAGAGAGAATTGAAAAATTAATGGCATCTATTGAAGATAAAATCAATAGTATTGATGAAGTTGCAAAAACAAAAGCTCATTTTGATTATCAAATCAGACCAGATAATGAACAATCAAAAGTTATTGTAAAACTTAAAAATGAGATGAGAAAACTTGGTGATGAAATGGTAAATGTTGCAGCTGCTAATGGAATTAGTCTAACTACTGAAGATGTAACGGATGCTGAAGAAACAAAAATCTAA
- a CDS encoding F0F1 ATP synthase subunit C has protein sequence MKKIVLLMLAIAGFAFAADEAVVNETLKAYSVVAAGIGLGLAALGGAIGMGNTAAATIAGTARNPGLGGKLMTTMFIALAMIEAQVIYALVVAMIALYANPFLG, from the coding sequence ATGAAAAAAATCGTTCTTTTAATGCTAGCTATCGCTGGTTTTGCATTCGCTGCTGATGAAGCTGTTGTAAATGAAACTTTAAAAGCATACTCTGTAGTTGCTGCTGGAATTGGATTAGGTCTTGCTGCGCTTGGTGGTGCTATTGGTATGGGTAATACTGCTGCTGCAACTATTGCTGGTACTGCTAGAAACCCAGGTTTAGGTGGAAAATTAATGACTACTATGTTCATTGCTTTAGCGATGATTGAAGCTCAAGTTATTTATGCACTTGTTGTTGCTATGATTGCATTATATGCAAATCCATTTTTAGGGTAA
- a CDS encoding methyl-accepting chemotaxis protein: MKSTTIKNKLLVLTLFSVSISFLILGFYNTYNNYSSEYNLIKQKELDLAQETSKSINNYLQSKIDIVEAVAHEVSSLNLDVKNKEIIDKLRLGNLSGKFSGLYLGIEENGNFLQYDATFRTPQTHDYDSRKRPWYKKAVETNKVGISEPYIDYSTKKLVISVSAPIKKDGKIIGVIGSDIALDTVVNTVLNINLNEEGFAYLTDFEGKTIIHKDEKELEKQNEIYAQVKSNNSLHFGEALLNNNPQLIAYSNIPITNWKLVIQLDKNAISKKINENLIKEIFLYVFLLIIILGILFYALVKILSPLKTFEEGLNFFFKYLKGEEKNIIKLNINTNDELGKMALEIDKQMEIIAKNLEEDKALINEVKMIVNRVKEGNLDLQIKQKSSNESLNELKSMLNDMIKTISLNVNQDINTILVSLEEYSKLDFVKNISNPTGNVAIGLNNLSNIINQMLQENKSNGLVLDKSSNLLLNNVNLLNKTSNETAVALEETAAALEEITSTVINNTERISIMANHSKELSISIEDGQKLANITVESMDSINEQTQAIAEAITIIDQIAFQTNILSLNAAVEAATAGEAGRGFAVVAQEVRNLASRSAEAAREIKELVENATNKTNSGKKIADDMIKGYVKLKENISKTTEVIHDISISSKEQRTSIEQINDVITKLDRQTQNNASIANETHDIAINTSNIAQKILETVNQKKFRNN, encoded by the coding sequence TTGAAAAGCACAACTATCAAAAACAAACTTCTTGTTTTGACTCTTTTTAGTGTTTCTATCTCATTTCTTATATTAGGATTTTACAATACATACAATAATTATAGTTCCGAATATAATTTAATTAAACAAAAAGAGTTAGATTTAGCACAAGAAACTTCAAAATCAATCAACAACTACTTACAATCAAAAATTGATATTGTTGAAGCAGTTGCACACGAGGTATCATCATTAAATTTAGATGTAAAAAATAAAGAGATTATTGATAAATTAAGACTAGGAAATTTATCAGGAAAGTTTTCAGGATTATATCTTGGAATTGAAGAAAATGGAAATTTTTTACAATATGACGCTACTTTTAGAACACCTCAAACACATGATTATGATTCAAGAAAAAGACCTTGGTATAAAAAAGCTGTTGAGACAAATAAAGTAGGAATTAGTGAACCTTACATTGATTATTCTACAAAAAAACTGGTTATTTCAGTATCTGCACCTATAAAAAAAGATGGAAAAATAATTGGAGTAATTGGTTCTGATATTGCTCTTGATACTGTTGTAAATACAGTTTTAAATATAAATCTTAATGAAGAGGGTTTTGCTTATTTAACAGATTTTGAAGGAAAAACTATAATTCATAAAGATGAAAAAGAGCTTGAAAAACAAAATGAAATTTATGCACAAGTAAAATCAAATAATAGTTTACATTTTGGTGAGGCTTTACTTAATAACAATCCCCAATTAATTGCATATAGTAATATTCCTATTACAAATTGGAAATTAGTGATTCAACTTGATAAAAATGCTATTTCTAAAAAAATCAATGAAAATCTAATCAAAGAGATATTTTTATATGTTTTTTTACTGATAATTATTCTTGGAATTTTATTTTATGCTTTAGTTAAAATTTTATCTCCTTTAAAAACTTTTGAAGAGGGGTTAAACTTTTTCTTTAAATATTTAAAAGGTGAAGAAAAAAATATCATAAAACTAAATATCAATACAAATGATGAATTAGGGAAAATGGCTTTAGAAATTGATAAACAAATGGAAATAATTGCCAAAAATCTTGAAGAAGACAAAGCTTTAATAAATGAAGTTAAGATGATTGTAAATAGAGTTAAAGAGGGAAATTTAGATTTACAAATAAAACAAAAAAGCTCAAATGAATCACTTAATGAATTAAAAAGTATGTTAAATGATATGATAAAAACAATAAGTTTAAATGTAAATCAAGATATTAATACTATTTTAGTTTCACTTGAAGAATACTCAAAATTAGATTTTGTTAAAAATATTTCAAATCCAACAGGTAATGTTGCAATTGGTTTAAATAACTTATCAAACATAATAAATCAAATGTTACAAGAAAATAAATCAAATGGTCTTGTTTTAGATAAAAGTTCAAATCTTTTACTAAATAATGTAAATTTATTAAATAAAACTTCTAATGAAACAGCTGTTGCTTTAGAAGAAACAGCAGCTGCACTAGAAGAGATTACAAGTACAGTAATAAATAATACAGAAAGAATTTCAATAATGGCAAACCATTCAAAAGAGCTTTCAATCTCAATTGAAGATGGTCAAAAACTTGCAAATATTACAGTTGAATCAATGGATTCAATAAATGAACAAACTCAGGCAATTGCAGAGGCAATTACAATTATTGACCAAATAGCATTTCAAACTAATATTTTATCTTTAAATGCAGCCGTTGAAGCTGCAACTGCTGGTGAAGCTGGACGAGGATTTGCTGTTGTTGCACAAGAAGTTAGAAATCTAGCTTCACGTTCAGCAGAAGCTGCTCGTGAGATAAAAGAGCTTGTTGAAAATGCAACAAATAAAACAAATAGTGGTAAAAAAATTGCTGATGATATGATAAAAGGATATGTTAAATTAAAAGAAAACATATCTAAAACAACTGAAGTAATTCATGATATTTCTATCTCTTCAAAAGAACAAAGAACAAGTATAGAACAGATAAATGATGTAATTACAAAACTAGATAGACAGACTCAAAATAATGCTTCAATCGCAAATGAAACACATGATATTGCAATAAATACTTCAAATATTGCACAAAAAATATTAGAAACAGTTAATCAAAAAAAATTTAGAAATAACTAA
- the katG gene encoding catalase/peroxidase HPI, whose amino-acid sequence MGGKCPITGLGGNPTTSNKGTYNKDWWPNQLNLKILSQQSNKVNPLGDNFNYAEEFKKLDYDALKKDLTDLMTNSQDWWPADYGHYGPLFIRMAWHSAGTYRTGDGRGGAATGNQRLAPLNSWPDNANLDKARRLLWPIKQKYGNKISWADLMILAGNVALESMGFKTFGFAGGRVDVWEPEEDIYWGNEKEWLATSDKENSRYSGDRDLENPLAAVQMGLIYVNPEGPDGEPNILASGKDIRETFARMAMGDKETVALVAGGHTFGKCHGAGSASNVGPEPEAEGIIAQGLGWLSKFLSGKGDDTITSGIEGSWTANPTRWDNEYFDILFGYEWNLEKSPAGAWQWTPINPKEEHLAPSAHNPNKKVKTIMTTADMAMRMDPIYGPISKRFHENPEEFADAFARAWFKLTHRDLGPKSRYLGPEVPKEDLIWQDIIPKVDYELIDDNDIEKLKTTILSSGLTISQLVYTAWASASTYRDSDKRGGANGARIRLAPQKDWEANQGTSVVISKLEEIQKEFNNSNSKKVSLADLIVLAGSAAVEKASKNAGFDIKVPFNPGRTDATQEQTHIESFSHLEPIADGFRNYQKKKYAVSAEELLIDKAQLLSLTAPEMTVLVGGMRVLGATYNNSSKGVFTYRVGTLTNDFFVNLLDMNNVWKSVNEEEEEFEAKTRTMSEVKFTASRVDLVFGSNSQLRAIAEVYAQEDAKEKFVTDFVAAWTKVMNLDRFDLK is encoded by the coding sequence ATGGGTGGTAAATGTCCAATAACAGGGCTTGGTGGTAATCCAACAACAAGTAACAAAGGTACATACAATAAAGATTGGTGGCCAAATCAGCTAAACTTAAAAATTCTTTCTCAACAATCAAATAAAGTTAATCCTTTAGGAGATAATTTTAATTATGCAGAAGAGTTTAAAAAATTAGATTATGATGCTTTAAAAAAAGATTTAACAGATTTAATGACAAATTCTCAAGATTGGTGGCCTGCTGATTATGGGCATTATGGACCACTATTTATTAGAATGGCTTGGCATAGTGCAGGAACTTATAGAACAGGTGATGGTAGAGGTGGAGCTGCAACTGGAAATCAAAGATTAGCTCCTTTAAATAGCTGGCCTGATAATGCAAACTTAGATAAAGCAAGAAGACTTTTATGGCCAATTAAACAAAAATATGGGAATAAAATCTCTTGGGCAGATTTAATGATACTTGCTGGAAATGTTGCTTTAGAATCAATGGGATTTAAAACATTTGGATTTGCAGGTGGAAGAGTTGATGTTTGGGAACCTGAAGAAGATATTTACTGGGGAAATGAAAAAGAGTGGCTTGCTACAAGTGATAAAGAAAATAGTAGATATTCAGGAGATAGAGATTTAGAAAATCCTCTTGCTGCTGTTCAAATGGGATTGATTTACGTAAATCCAGAAGGTCCAGATGGAGAACCAAATATTCTAGCTTCTGGAAAAGATATAAGAGAAACTTTTGCAAGAATGGCAATGGGAGATAAAGAGACTGTTGCTCTTGTTGCAGGTGGGCATACTTTTGGTAAATGTCATGGTGCAGGAAGTGCCTCAAATGTTGGACCAGAACCTGAAGCAGAAGGAATTATTGCACAAGGTCTTGGTTGGCTAAGTAAATTTCTAAGTGGAAAAGGTGATGATACAATCACAAGTGGAATAGAAGGTTCTTGGACAGCAAACCCAACAAGATGGGATAATGAATATTTTGATATTTTATTTGGATATGAATGGAATCTTGAAAAATCTCCTGCTGGTGCTTGGCAATGGACTCCAATTAATCCAAAAGAAGAACATCTTGCGCCATCAGCTCATAATCCAAATAAAAAAGTTAAAACTATTATGACAACAGCTGATATGGCTATGAGAATGGATCCAATTTATGGACCTATTTCAAAAAGATTCCATGAAAATCCAGAAGAATTTGCTGATGCATTCGCACGTGCATGGTTTAAACTAACACATAGAGATTTAGGACCAAAATCAAGATATTTAGGACCAGAAGTTCCAAAAGAAGATTTAATTTGGCAAGATATTATTCCAAAAGTTGATTATGAATTAATAGATGATAATGATATAGAAAAATTAAAAACAACAATTTTATCTTCAGGATTAACTATTTCTCAACTTGTTTATACAGCTTGGGCATCTGCTTCAACATATAGAGATTCTGACAAAAGAGGTGGAGCAAATGGTGCTAGAATTAGACTTGCTCCACAAAAAGATTGGGAAGCAAATCAAGGTACAAGTGTAGTTATTTCTAAACTTGAAGAGATTCAAAAAGAGTTTAATAATTCAAATTCTAAAAAAGTTTCTCTTGCTGATTTAATAGTTCTAGCAGGAAGTGCTGCTGTTGAAAAAGCTTCAAAAAATGCAGGTTTTGATATAAAAGTTCCATTTAATCCAGGAAGAACAGATGCTACTCAAGAACAAACACATATTGAATCTTTTTCACATTTAGAACCAATTGCAGATGGATTTAGAAACTATCAAAAGAAAAAATATGCAGTTAGTGCAGAAGAATTATTGATTGATAAAGCTCAACTTTTATCTCTTACTGCTCCTGAAATGACAGTTTTAGTTGGAGGAATGAGAGTTCTTGGTGCAACTTATAATAATTCTTCAAAAGGTGTTTTCACTTATAGAGTTGGTACATTAACAAATGATTTTTTTGTAAATCTTCTTGATATGAATAATGTTTGGAAAAGTGTTAATGAAGAGGAAGAGGAGTTTGAAGCTAAAACAAGAACAATGAGTGAAGTTAAATTTACAGCAAGTAGAGTTGACTTAGTATTTGGTTCAAATTCTCAATTAAGAGCAATAGCAGAAGTTTATGCACAAGAAGATGCAAAAGAGAAGTTCGTAACTGATTTTGTTGCAGCTTGGACAAAAGTTATGAATCTTGATAGATTCGATTTAAAATAA